From Pan troglodytes isolate AG18354 chromosome 1, NHGRI_mPanTro3-v2.0_pri, whole genome shotgun sequence:
GCGGCCAGGTCGCCTCGGAGAACCCAGCAGCGCCGCGCAGCCAccaggccccgccccggcccgccCCCTCCCACCCGGCCCCAAGCCAAGCTCCGCCCCCGGCAAAGCCCGCCCCGCTGCGCGCCGGGTGCCTCGGGAGCGGGGACACAGCCCACTACGCCCGCGCTGCTCAGCGCTACCGCTTCCCCGCAAGTGTGCGGGGTGGGAGCCGGTGCCCGGTCCGACAGGCTTGGGCGGCGCGCCTTCACCCGGCGCCAGGTCCGGACCCCTCCCTGGTAGCTTCGCggcctccctgcctcctgtgCGCGGCCTGGCTCGGAGAGGTCGGGCGGGCAGGCTTTCCCGACTGCAGGCGAGGCAGTGCGCGGCTCACCCCAGTCCCCGACCCACGTGAAGCGTACAGGGCATTTTATTAACCGGGAAGGACGGTGCGGAAGAGCGAGCAGGACGCCTCTTCACCCCGCGTAGGCAGTGTCGTCGTTGCTGTCACTAAAGGCGGAGGAAGAGAGCTCTTCGCGGGGCGTGCAGACCGGGCACCGCTGCCGCATGTTGTCCCAGCACGACCAGCAGTACACGGCCTCGCAGTCCAGCGTCCGGCACACGTAGGACTCGGGCGTCTCGGGTGCCTGGCACACCACGCAGCGCCGGCGCAGCCAGCGGCGCAGGAGCGGGCAGCCGCGGTGCAGGATATCCGCCAGCGGGTGGCGCTGTTGGGAGGTGGGCGTTAGCGCCAGCCCGGGAGCGAGGCGGGAAAGAAGGGGAACTGGACAGCGTTTCCTGTCTGAAGTCGCCAGGCCTGACAATTCCCGCGTGTTGGAGGAGGCTGGGTTGGACAAAGGAAACCCCTGGAGGGCGAGGGTGCCTCCGTCCCCAACTCTGTGATGGAGAATGGGAGGATGCACCCTCCAGGCTCTCTCCAAGCAGATATCAGCCACAACTCTCATTTGCACTTTCCTGTAAATCATCTTATTTGGTTCTCACAGTGAGGCTGAGAAGTGAGCAGGCCAGATCGACTATCACTGTTGCTATCCCCACTTTACAGTTGAGAAAGGTGAAGTGACtctcaaagtcacacagataGTAAACAATCCAACTTGGCTGGACCCCAGGGGCCCTGATTCCAAACCACAAACCTAGTTCACTATGCTCCCTGCCATCCCTCACGACATGTCTCTACACAGTTGTCAGGGATTTTCCACAGGCCACCTTACCCAGGAAGCAGCCACTCTTTGCCCTAGAAACTCCAGAGGCCCTGCTGCCTGCCAGACAGGCAGAACTCTTGGGCTTGGCCTTCAGAGCCTTCCCTCACCTTGTCCCTTTCTAGCCTCTTTCCCACTTCAGCCCTCCCTGAGAGCTGTCTCTTCTGAGCCAGTTTCTCCTGAGACTAGCCCTGGCACTTCGCATTCCCTGTGGACTGAGTCTTTGCACATTCTGCTTGGAATGACTGTCTGGCACATTTCCATCTGTGCATTCACATTCAGTTTGCTTCACGACCCTGTCAAGGAATCCCAgcatgttcttttttgttttttgtttttcattttttcacaaCACATTCATTTGGCCCCTATTGTGTGTCATGGGTGCTGGGGGTATCCAGGCACTAGGGAAAAAGCTAAGCAAACACAGTCTCACATTTATGAACTTTGTTAGGACTGATTACATAAGAATGGCTGCCACTCATTGTTTATAATGTCAGGTCCTGTACTaagatactgtacataaattatttcaattctaaattagccgggcgtggtagtgtgtgcctgtaatcccagctactcgggaagctgaggcacgagaatcgcttgaactggggaggtggaggttgcagtgagccaagatcacgccactgcactccagcctgggcgacagagtgagacttagtctcaaaaaaaaaaaaaaaaaattcaattcaattGTCATGTAAGGCAGGTAGTGTTATTATCATCTCCTTTttttcaggtgagaaaactgatgcTTGGAGATGTGATCACTGCCCAGGGTCACCCAATGATAACATGCATGCATATGGAACTTGCTGCATGCCAGCACCATGTAAGtacaactcatttaatccttaaaacaaccAGATGGAGTAGTTAACCCCATTTTATGGAAGGCAAAAGCCCAGGCACAGCAGTTAAGTCATGTGCTCAAGGTCACACCGTTGTCATAGTAATGAGGGAAGGAGCCGGGATACACACTTAGGCCCTCTGGCACCGGAGTCCCACACCTGACCACCACTCTAGGCTGATCTCCAGTGAGCAGGCCTTACAGATCTCTCCAGTCTTGCCATTCTtcagagggagaaactgaggctcagtgaagaCCTTGGCCAAGGTGACACAACTTAATGAGGGAGTATGGACTGGAGTCTGCTTCCTCAGATTCCATGTGCCCCTGCATGAGGCCTTCCTGACTCCCAGCCCACCTGCCTCCTCCTGTCCCCTGAACTGCACTGAGCTTCTGGTCTGCAGCCCTCTGGTAGAACCTTTGGTTTTGCCTTGGGCCTCCTGTTTCTGTGCGGCCCTCTTGCTTTTCTATGAGCAGACTGTATTAAATCTCATTCTCCTTTTCTGCCTGCTTCCTAATGGTCCACTGAGTGTCTTAGGCTGGGCTGAATCCTGGGATTCAGAAACGGGCACAGCCCTGACCTTAGGAGCTGGATGGCTGGGGCCCTCAGCATGTGTTGCATCAGATCTCACCGGgcttggccgggcttggtggctcacgcctgtaatcctaggactttggaaggctgaggtgggcagatcacctgaggtcaggagtttgagaccagcctggccaacatggtgaaaccctgtctctactaaaaatacaaaaaaatagctgggcgtgatggcgtgcgcctgtaatcctggctacttgtgGAGTGGGGGGCTGAGataggataatcgcttgaacctgggaggcagaggttgcagtgagccgagatcatgccactgcactccagcctgggcgacacagtgagattccatctcaaaaaataaaaagaacttacCAGGCTCGAGTAGGCCTGCGACCATTGGTGGGTGCTGGGTGGACTGAAGGGAGCTGCCCCTTGCCCTGCTGTACTTAGACCCAGCCAGGAGCTGGCAGCAGCACTTACGCCTGGACTTACCGGAGCCTTCTGCTGTCGCGCCCGCCTCAGGATAGCGGCCCTCCTGAGTTTGGTGAAGGCTGCTCTTTTCTTCAATAGGTCATTGTAGAGGAACAGGATCCGCTTCTTCTCTCGCTGGGGGCAGGAAAGGGGTCAATGATAGAGAAAGGCATCCCCCAAAGATGGAGTTGGTAGGGAgctgggtggtgtgtgtgtgtgtgtgtgtgtgtgtgtgtgtgtgcaggtgtgtagGGGTGTAGAGATCTGGGGAGGGGCAAACCTTGGGGAAGTAGAAGGCTGCGATGACCCTCCGGAGTCGGTAGCCAAAAGCCTGTAACAGGCAGAGACACACTAACAGGCCAATCGGTACTGCAGCTCTCCAGTAGGCCCTGGCATCCAGGCCcacaggctggggcaggcaggctAGGGGAGGGGCAGGCCAGGGGTCTGGTCAGGACCAGCCAAGGGGCAGGGCAGCCCTGGGTTGGACTTCCCATCCCAGTGGGAGGTGCAATCCTCTGATTCCCCTGCtctcctcctgcctgcccctcacTGCAGAACTGCCCTGTCAGTACTGTAGCCGCTGGGCCCAATGTGGCACAGATCTTGCAGATTTCTATCTTGACTGAATGTCCTGTTGGACAGTGCTGCTCTGGAGGGCTGGGGCCCCCTAGCCACAAGACCCTGGCCTCCAGACTCCTCTGACCGAAGCTGGTCATGCTCCCCTTTTTCAAGCCTGCCCAGATGTGTTCCCTGCTCCGATTTCCCCAGCTCAAGCGCTCCAACCCCCATCTCTCCACACCCAAGGCCCAGGCCCCCAACTCTTTACCTTGGAGTCTTTTGACCCTTGCCCCACTGCCCTCGATTCCTCTGATCCAAACTTTCAGCATCACTCACGCATGTTGTTTGATTCCATCACCGTCTCTGAGGAGGTGTTCAGGGCCCCAATGGTTTTTCGAAGAAGCCGAGCTAGCATGGAGTCTCCCCCGACCTTCACCTCCAGTTTATGACTGCCTGCGGCCAGGAGGACAGGTAGGGAAGTCAGGGCAGGTGGAGAAATCAGGAATGTGTTAAGGGGGTAGATGTCAGGGAGGGGTCAAGACACAGAAATGCTTCTCAGCTGCCTGAGTCTTTCTGCCCCTTCCTGAATCCTAACCCCTCCCTGCTCCCAGTTGTAAGTGTAAAGGGGTAAAGAGCCCCCCTCCCCTGCTGTGAGAGCTGTCAGGTTGCAGGGCTGTCATTTGACCTTGAGGAGGACAGGGAGGGGCTGAATCACAGAAAGGGGAAAAGAACAGGCAGAAGGATGGCtggcacagtggcgcacacctgtaatcccagcactttgggtggccgaggcaggtggatcacttgaggtcaggagttcgagaccagcctgaccaacatggtgaaactccgtctctactaaaaatagaaaaattagctggccgtggtggctcacacctgtaatctcagctactcaagaggctgaggcaggagaactgcttgaacctgggaggtggaggttgcagtgagctgagattgtgccaatgcactcctccagcctgggtgacagagcgagactctttgtctcaaaaaaaaaaaaaaaagaggcagaaggACGAGGCACAGTTGGAAGAACTAGGGTGGGGTGGCTGTGCAGGCATTGGAGTTCTCCAGAGGGTGTCTCTTGGGCCTGGAATGTGTCTGGGGGATGGGCTTACTGCGGAAGGAGTACTGCAGGAAGGAGTGGTGGCGGATGGTGTCGAAGATGGAGTAGAGAGCCCAGTCCAAGCCGCACagcaccaccagcagcagcagaatGGGCAGTGTCTCCAGGAGCTCCCTCACCTGGCCAAGGAGCAGgaggggcagagctgggcagTGCCATCTGCCTGGGCACGGAGCACTCTCTGGTGCCTTttaccctccaccctcaccttCAGGCCTGTCTTTGCACCCAGGAGTCCGCTCCCCATGCCGTCCTCACCACATTGCTCATTTCTGAGGCCTGGATGGTGGGCTTGCAAGGGAAGATGACGGTTTTCTCCTCAGCTTTGCGGAGTGGCAGCAGAGTCCGTTTGCCCTGGAAAACAAATGTCCACACAGTTAGGAAGCCCAAGGGCCCTCTGccctttcctctctgccttcctggaGCATGAACCCACACAGGGCACACAGCAGCAAGGCATCCCCGGGCAGTGCCGTGCCCACTCACCAGCTTCTTCCTGCGGTCATCGATCTGGCAGAAGTAGGTACTGATGTAGATGTTGTCAAAACGAATGTCATGGTTATAGCTGTCCATGTAGGAGAAAGACCTGTGGGTGGATGGGCAGGGATGTCTCCATCTCTTCCAGGTTCTCCTCATCTATCCCCAAACATGGGCTTCCTTGAGGCACAGTCATTCAACCAACCAGCCAGCATTCATTGAGCACCATCTATGTCCTGGGCACTGCTAGGGGATGGTGATAACAGGGAGAAGACTCTGTCCCTGCCTTCCAATTGTGTAGAGGAAGACATCCCCCTACATGATGGGTGAGACATAGCAGAAGTGAGTAGGGGATGAGGTGGGGGCTCAGAGGAGGGCATGGTCAGCCTGTCTGGGAGGGAGTTGCATGTGTGCATCTGAGGTAGGGACAGGCATGCATCTTGCAGGATGAATATCGAGCAGAGTTACAGAGAGGGGGAAACTCCTTGAGGTTTCAGGAATCACCTAATCCACTGTGACTCACAAATTCCTGCCTCTTGGCTTTGCCTGCAGCATATCTCCTGGAAGTGTGCTGGGGCAAAACTCATCCCAGACCACCATCTCCATCCTCCCCAATATACCCTGGCCCTCCCTGGCTACCCTTGAGCACGGTGCACGTGTGCATGGGTGCATGCCTGCATATATAGCTATCCCCCATGTATTTCCCAAAGCCCTACATAATGCTTCagtttgctaaggaaaaaatgttaattacTGCAAATGTGTTTAAAACTGTAAAAGTACATTAAACAAACTCTGTAAAGTGTGAAACATTAGTTTCAATGCTATTGCTTCTGGGGCCCTGTAAACATCCACATCTTTGCCTTTAAAACTACTGTAAGTGCAAAGACATACTGTGAGTGCCCTCTTGTGGAGAGGCTCACAGAGGTGGTGCCTGGGCTTCCTGAGCCAGGGCCTGCCCTCCCGCCAGCTGTCCTTTCAGTGCATGACCTCACCCAGCTTGAAAGCCTGGAAGTAGCTTTTGACTCtgtgcctccttccttccctccacaaGCTGGCTCTGAGCCTCGCTGcacctttccccttccccctccatctcaagccatcttcctgccatGCTCTACCCGGGCCAGGCTCCCTAACCTCCGACCCAgcctggcctccctccctccctccagactTCCTGAGGCCATCTTGCCACCACCGCCAGTTCCAGGTCTTCCTGCAGGGCTTTCCAGACTGTTCTGGTCATGCCCACTTCAGTCCTCCAGGCCAGCCTCTGCCCTCTGCATCCCACGGATACCAGGAGCCTTACGCAAGGGACACCCTTCTTTCCTTGACCACCGTTCCGCATCTGCGGCCATTTGGAGCCCAGTTATTGCCCTTCCAAGGGGCACCTTCCCAGCTCCCATACACGTCTCAAAAGCCAATCCATAGAATGGCCCTTGAACCATCTCTGTCTTGTGGGTATCTCATAATCCCAACTAGatcattagctttttttttttttttttttgagacaagctctcactctgacaccaggctggaatgcagaatgcagtggcacaatcacagctcactgcagcctcgacctcccagtgattctcctgcctcagcctcccaagtagctgggactacaggcatgtgccccacacctggctgattttgttcattttttgtagagatgaggtctcactgtgttacccaggctggtctcaaacacctcaactcaagccatcctcccacctcggcttcccaaaatgggattacaagagtgagccgccatgcctggcgaTCATGAGCTCATTGAGGGCAGGAATAGAGCTCCTTCATCTTTGTCTTCCCATGGGGCCCTAGATACGCACATACCCACTCACTTGCAGTCACTCTAGGCCCCCCACATAGGGGCAGACAGAGCAACAGCCCTGTGGCAGCCCTCACCCAAGCCCTGCCCATCTCAGGTGTTTGGGAGTGGAGATGGGAAATAGAGGGTCCAGAGACCAGCAGGGGAGCTAGAGCAGAGCAAGGCCCGGGGCAGCCCAGCTGGACACTGGGCTGGGTGGGGTTGAGGACTTTGTTCTAAATGGAGGGAAAGTCGCTGCCAACGCAGCAGGCAGGAGACAATGAAagcaaaatggaaagataaaaatGGCACAAAGTCAGAGCCAAGGGGAATATGAAGggcaagaaaaaatcaaaagtcaaagctaaatgtaaaaaaaaaaatcagtattggGATAAAGGCTGGAAGGAGGTGGATGAATGAAGACGGTTGGCCTTTTAAGGCAGTGGGAACATGGGTAATGTTCTTCTGACAAAATGTCCACTTTTCCTTTAACTTTGTGTAAACAAAGACAAAGGTAAATAATATTCAGATTCAGAGGTGAGGATAGGTGCTAGGGTTCCATCCTTACAGCCTCCCTCAGGGCAGGGCTCCAGTCCGGGGCAGAGGAGGGGCTGCTGGGGTGGGGACTATGGCTCACGCGTGCAGGACCAGCAGGAAAGTGCAGGAGAGCAGCACGTGCAGCAGCCCCAGGGCCCACTCCAGCCGGGCCTCCTGGCGGTACACGTAGTCCCGCACCTCGGTGCTCACGCGCTCCCAGCTCGTGTTGAGCCCCAGCACCCCAGCCTGCTTCTGTTCCTGGTGGAGGGCACATGAGCAAACTCAGCCTGCGGCCACCTCGTCAGACCCGGGTCCCACCTCTTCATGACATCTGTTCCCCAGTACCCCACTTGTGTCCCTGGGGCCCTCCCAGGACCTCTAGGAGTTGTCACTTCCTTCTGCTCACCACCCTCCTGGACACAGTCTTGCTCCCCTGCACCTACATCAGCTGACATCATCTCATATCTGGCTGATAGCTCCCACCCCAGGCCAAGTCTGCACAAACCACAGGCTTGGCACTGTCCCCTCCTCACCAcctttcccctcccctgcccatcTCAGGTGTTCGGGGGTGGAGATGGGAAACAGAGGGCCCCCTCAACACCAGCGACATTCCCCCTCCTTGTCCCCCTCCCTCACCCCAGGTCACCCCTTTCCTGTGCCCTCTCACTTGTCCTTCCTCTAGCTCTATTCCCTCAtgccctcctcccactccctaTCTACCCCCCACCAACCCTCGCCCTTGCCTTCTACCTTGAAGTCAATATTGGCTGAAAATTCCCCGTCCAGGCCACGAATAGACTGGTTGAGGGAGTCGTAGGTCTGCCCAAAGTTGCCTTCCACTGGGATGCGATTGCGGCACCAAACCTCCATCACTGGTGAACAGTGGGCGGGGTCAGGGGCCTCCCCGGGCCTGTCCTCCAGGTGCAGGCCTGGCCTGCCTGTCCTCCTGTAGTCCTCCTCATCCTGCTTTTTTGTCTCTCTGCCCATGGCTTGCTACCACACCAATGCTGAGTCTTCCCCTCTCTGCTCTCTTTGGATCCTGCCCTCCAGGAACCAGACCTGAGTTCCCTCATTTTTGTCAATCTATCCTCAACCATAACAAACATCAGTAAGGAGAGCCAGCGTTTACAGGGCAACTCCTCTGTGTGCCAGCTCTGCCACTGCCTTCACATACGTTAGCCCCATAAATCCTTAAAAGCCCTTAAtgtggctgggtgcgatggctcacacctgtaatcccagcactttgggaggctgaggtgggtggatcacctgaggttaagagttcaagaccagcttggtcaacgtggtgaaaccccgtctctactaaatatacaaaaattagctgggcatggtggcggccacctgtaatcccagctactcaggaggctgaggcaggagaatcgcttgaacccgggaggcagaggttgcggtgagccgagatcgcgccactgcactccagtctgggtgacaagagtgaagcaccccgtctcaaaaaaaaaaattaatgcaagaactACTGTTATTCTGCCCATGCGCATCTTTCAGATGAAAAGCCACAGCTCAGAGCTTTGCTGTAACTCACCCTGAGTCACAGAGCTATTCAGCAGATGGACGGCTCTAAGGATGCTGTGGCCTCAGGGCCAAAACCCTCCTCATCTGTTGCTTTCCTGCCTGTCACCTACCAGTGGGTCCCAAGGACTCAGCTCCCCACCCCTTTGCAACTGTGCAGACCCTTGGCAATGCCACAGAAGAACTTGAACTTCATAGGCAGGCAGAGCAGGTGGGTGAGGAGTGGGACCCAGATGTGCTTCATGCACTGTTCATGCTTGCGGTCAAACCAACGACGGCAGCTGAGTATGGCCTGGTTCACCACATCTGTAGGAAGGAGCAGGGGTGTCTGAGGTTCCCACATCTTGATCCACAACGCTGGCCCCacatcccaccccaccctccactcCCCAGGGATACCCCTCACAGGAGCAACGCAGCTTGGTCTTCAGCTCATACATCTTCTGTGTCGACAGGTGGAGTCTGGAGGCTGGGGCTTGGCGGGCCTCCCTGCCCTGGGCTGTCTCCCCTGAGTCCATGGCATCCTCAGGCGTGTAGCCCG
This genomic window contains:
- the DCST1 gene encoding E3 ubiquitin-protein ligase DCST1 isoform X3 encodes the protein MDIKHHQNGTRGQRRKQPHTTVQRLLTWGLPVSCSRFLWRQPGEFPVTALLLGAGAGGLLAIGLFQLLVNPMNIYEEQKMMFLYSLVGLGAMGWGTSPHIRCASLLLVPKMLGKEGRLFVLGYALAAIYVGPVANLRHNLNNVIASLGCTVELQINNTRAAWRVSTAPLRAVFKDLLSSKELLRAETRNISATFEDLDAQVNSETGYTPEDAMDSGETAQGREARQAPASRLHLSTQKMYELKTKLRCSYVVNQAILSCRRWFDRKHEQCMKHIWVPLLTHLLCLPMKFKFFCGIAKVMEVWCRNRIPVEGNFGQTYDSLNQSIRGLDGEFSANIDFKEQKQAGVLGLNTSWERVSTEVRDYVYRQEARLEWALGLLHVLLSCTFLLVLHASFSYMDSYNHDIRFDNIYISTYFCQIDDRRKKLGKRTLLPLRKAEEKTVIFPCKPTIQASEMSNVVRELLETLPILLLLVVLCGLDWALYSIFDTIRHHSFLQYSFRSSHKLEVKVGGDSMLARLLRKTIGALNTSSETVMESNNMPCLPQPVGLDARAYWRAAVPIGLLVCLCLLQAFGYRLRRVIAAFYFPKREKKRILFLYNDLLKKRAAFTKLRRAAILRRARQQKAPVFTEPQFLPLKNGKTGEICKACSLEISLEWWSGVGLRCQRA
- the DCST1 gene encoding E3 ubiquitin-protein ligase DCST1 isoform X1, which codes for MDIKHHQNGTRGQRRKQPHTTVQRLLTWGLPVSCSRFLWRQPGEFPVTALLLGAGAGGLLAIGLFQLLVNPMNIYEEQKMMFLYSLVGLGAMGWGTSPHIRCASLLLVPKMLGKEGRLFVLGYALAAIYVGPVANLRHNLNNVIASLGCTVELQINNTRAAWRVSTAPLRAVFKDLLSSKELLRAETRNISATFEDLDAQVNSETGYTPEDAMDSGETAQGREARQAPASRLHLSTQKMYELKTKLRCSYVVNQAILSCRRWFDRKHEQCMKHIWVPLLTHLLCLPMKFKFFCGIAKVMEVWCRNRIPVEGNFGQTYDSLNQSIRGLDGEFSANIDFKEQKQAGVLGLNTSWERVSTEVRDYVYRQEARLEWALGLLHVLLSCTFLLVLHASFSYMDSYNHDIRFDNIYISTYFCQIDDRRKKLGKRTLLPLRKAEEKTVIFPCKPTIQASEMSNVVRELLETLPILLLLVVLCGLDWALYSIFDTIRHHSFLQYSFRSSHKLEVKVGGDSMLARLLRKTIGALNTSSETVMESNNMPCLPQPVGLDARAYWRAAVPIGLLVCLCLLQAFGYRLRRVIAAFYFPKREKKRILFLYNDLLKKRAAFTKLRRAAILRRARQQKAPRHPLADILHRGCPLLRRWLRRRCVVCQAPETPESYVCRTLDCEAVYCWSCWDNMRQRCPVCTPREELSSSAFSDSNDDTAYAG
- the DCST1 gene encoding E3 ubiquitin-protein ligase DCST1 isoform X2, coding for MDIKHHQNGTRGQRRKQPHTMQRLLTWGLPVSCSRFLWRQPGEFPVTALLLGAGAGGLLAIGLFQLLVNPMNIYEEQKMMFLYSLVGLGAMGWGTSPHIRCASLLLVPKMLGKEGRLFVLGYALAAIYVGPVANLRHNLNNVIASLGCTVELQINNTRAAWRVSTAPLRAVFKDLLSSKELLRAETRNISATFEDLDAQVNSETGYTPEDAMDSGETAQGREARQAPASRLHLSTQKMYELKTKLRCSYVVNQAILSCRRWFDRKHEQCMKHIWVPLLTHLLCLPMKFKFFCGIAKVMEVWCRNRIPVEGNFGQTYDSLNQSIRGLDGEFSANIDFKEQKQAGVLGLNTSWERVSTEVRDYVYRQEARLEWALGLLHVLLSCTFLLVLHASFSYMDSYNHDIRFDNIYISTYFCQIDDRRKKLGKRTLLPLRKAEEKTVIFPCKPTIQASEMSNVVRELLETLPILLLLVVLCGLDWALYSIFDTIRHHSFLQYSFRSSHKLEVKVGGDSMLARLLRKTIGALNTSSETVMESNNMPCLPQPVGLDARAYWRAAVPIGLLVCLCLLQAFGYRLRRVIAAFYFPKREKKRILFLYNDLLKKRAAFTKLRRAAILRRARQQKAPRHPLADILHRGCPLLRRWLRRRCVVCQAPETPESYVCRTLDCEAVYCWSCWDNMRQRCPVCTPREELSSSAFSDSNDDTAYAG
- the DCST1 gene encoding E3 ubiquitin-protein ligase DCST1 isoform X4 gives rise to the protein MDIKHHQNGTRGQRRKQPHTMQRLLTWGLPVSCSRFLWRQPGEFPVTALLLGAGAGGLLAIGLFQLLVNPMNIYEEQKMMFLYSLVGLGAMGWGTSPHIRCASLLLVPKMLGKEGRLFVLGYALAAIYVGPVANLRHNLNNVIASLGCTVELQINNTRAAWRVSTAPLRAVFKDLLSSKELLRAETRNISATFEDLDAQVNSETGYTPEDAMDSGETAQGREARQAPASRLHLSTQKMYELKTKLRCSYVVNQAILSCRRWFDRKHEQCMKHIWVPLLTHLLCLPMKFKFFCGIAKVMEVWCRNRIPVEGNFGQTYDSLNQSIRGLDGEFSANIDFKEQKQAGVLGLNTSWERVSTEVRDYVYRQEARLEWALGLLHVLLSCTFLLVLHASFSYMDSYNHDIRFDNIYISTYFCQIDDRRKKLGKRTLLPLRKAEEKTVIFPCKPTIQASEMSNVVRELLETLPILLLLVVLCGLDWALYSIFDTIRHHSFLQYSFRSSHKLEVKVGGDSMLARLLRKTIGALNTSSETVMESNNMPCLPQPVGLDARAYWRAAVPIGLLVCLCLLQAFGYRLRRVIAAFYFPKREKKRILFLYNDLLKKRAAFTKLRRAAILRRARQQKAPVFTEPQFLPLKNGKTGEICKACSLEISLEWWSGVGLRCQRA